A part of Cottoperca gobio chromosome 4, fCotGob3.1, whole genome shotgun sequence genomic DNA contains:
- the klhl30 gene encoding kelch-like protein 30 encodes MVRNVDDLDFCLSSHPQSILEGLRSLCSHPKLVDVTLSAGGRDFPCHRGVLALCSTYFHSMFSGDFVESIAARVELHDVDPDILSCLLDFAYTGKLTINQSNVEGLICNSSQLQFQTVRTVCSRYLQHQIDATNCLGILEFGEIHGCPEVMAKAWAFLLENFEAVQQAEEFLLLGKDRFVACLSDEGLQIRTECTRVEAILKWVGHLKESRLCYLHELLTLSRLLLLSLDYLADTLLKDSLVQASPSSREALEKIQREKMDLAQEQTDRLNSQSPQQNLEEVLLVMGGRSLDDSDDEEDSDEEDRDPRLQRLRPRNCAFYNTKTKQWHELPNFPNPNKWGYAMVSLNNDVYVTGGSRGSNTNTWSTTETWKYITKEGRWVTVAPMLRPRTNHTSATLNGEIYVIGGTTSNHVEVEHYDPYNDTWALTCPALKYVTNFTATACHGKLYVIGSCAMKYNALAMQCYNPVIDNWINICSPFIPKYLSSPRSVCVDGTIYLVADNTKKVYSYDPVANMWQKVQLLHMLHENGGLVTLDGKLFVTGGHWKGMEGDYGVEVEVYNRVNDTWEVESFLPRLWFYSGVCTIFLDPSQWPELFTIDST; translated from the exons ATGGTGCGCAATGTGGATGACCTGGACTTCTGCCTGTCCTCCCATCCTCAGAGCATTCTGGAGGGCTTGCGCTCCCTCTGCTCTCATCCCAAACTGGTTGATGTAACATTGAGCGCAGGGGGCAGGGACTTCCCCTGTCACCGCGGCGTGTTGGCCCTCTGCAGCACGTACTTCCACAGCATGTTCTCAGGGGACTTTGTGGAGAGCATTGCTGCGCGTGTAGAGCTTCATGATGTTGATCCTGATATACTCAGCTGCTTGCTGGACTTTGCATACACAGGCAAACTGACCATCAACCAGAGCAACGTGGAGGGGTTGATCTGCAACTCCAGCCAGCTGCAGTTCCAGACGGTGAGAACCGTGTGCAGCCGATACCTTCAGCACCAGATTGATGCCACCAACTGTCTGGGAATCCTGGAGTTTGGGGAGATCCATGGCTGCCCTGAGGTGATGGCCAAAGCGTGGGCCTTCCTGTTGGAGAACTTTGAGGCTGTGCAACAAGCTGAGGAGTTCCTCCTGTTGGGGAAGGACAGGTTTGTTGCCTGCCTGTCCGATGAAGGACTACAAATCAGGACAGAGTGCACCCGTGTGGAGGCCATTCTGAAATGGGTTGGGCACCTCAAGGAATCTCGGCTCTGCTACCTCCATGAACTACTCACCTTGTCTCGTCTCCTTCTGCTCAGCCTGGACTACCTGGCTGACACCCTGCTGAAAGACAGTCTGGTGCAGGCCTCTCCTAGCAGCAGAGAGGCCCTGGAAAAGATCCAAAGAGAG AAAATGGATTTGGCGCaagaacaaacagacagactcAACTCTCAGAGTCCACAACAGAACCTGGAAGAGGTGCTGTTGGTAATGGGAGGTCGTTCACTGGATGACTCAGATGATGAAGAGGACTCAGATGAAGAGGACAGAGACCCGAGACTGCAAAGACTGCGGCCCAGGAACTGTGCCTTCTacaacacaaagacaa AACAGTGGCATGAGCTCCCTAATTTCCCCAACCCTAACAAGTGGGGTTACGCCATGGTCTCCTTGAACAATGATGTGTATGTCACAG GGGGCTCGCGAGGTTCAAATACCAACACCTGGTCGACCACAGAGACCTGGAAGTACATCACAAAAGAGGGGAGGTGGGTTACTGTGGCACCCATGCTCCGGCCTCGGACTAACCACACGTCGGCAACGCTCAACGGGGAGATTTACGTCATTGGag GTACAACTTCAAATCATGTTGAAGTTGAGCATTACGACCCTTACAATGACACCTGGGCCTTAACATGCCCCGCCTTGAAATATGTGACTAACTTCACCGCCACTGCGTGTCATGGGAAGCTCTACGTGATTGGCTCGTGTGCTATGAAGTACAATGCTTTGGCCATGCAGTGTTACAACCCTGTTATAG ATAACTGGATCAACATATGTTCGCCCTTCATCCCTAAGTATTTGTCCTCTCCTCGATCTGTCTGTGTGGATGGAACTATATATCTGGTTGCTGACAACACTAAGAAAGTCTACTCTTATGATCCAGTGGCAAACATGTGGCAGAAG gtCCAGCTTCTCCACATGCTCCATGAGAATGGTGGCCTGGTGACGCTGGATGGGAAGCTGTTTGTCACTGGAGGCCATTGGAAAGGTATGGAGGGGGACTATGGGGTGGAAGTGGAGGTTTACAACCGAGTGAACGACACCTGGGAGGTCGAGAGCTTCCTGCCAAGACTTTGGTTCTACAGTGGAGTCTGCACCATCTTCCTTGATCCATCCCAATGGCCTGAGCTTTTCACCATAGATTCAACATAA